A segment of the Marmota flaviventris isolate mMarFla1 chromosome 2, mMarFla1.hap1, whole genome shotgun sequence genome:
TTGGCCCCTAGAAGGGGCTGGATGATGCCCTCTACCTGCCAGGTTTCCAGAATAGCCAAGGAAACCACTCAACCTCTGTGCCTTTCTGGACCTCCCAGCTCCCTCCTTACCAGGTTCTCCCAATCATTCACCTGGCTCCTGAGGGCCAGAATGGAGTCTTGAAGCTCACGGGTTGGGGGTGGTTCAGGGCCCCGGTATGGCAAGAAAGCCACAAAGCCCAGAAACTTAGCCAAAAGTCTGAGGCTAAGAAGCACCACAGCAAATTGCCTCCGTTCACCCTGCAAGGCACCAAGGGAAGTAAAAGGTCCTAAGTATAAGCCTCCTAGAACAATTATAAATCTGTTCTCTTTGCACTTACCCCTTCCCTCGTAAGTCAGACCCTGTTTATTTCCCTTGTCCTGCTTTCTAACCTGCCAGTCTACATCTGACTCTCCATCTTCATCACCAGGCTCATGTTGAGGCAGGGCAAGGCCATTAAGTTCCCGTATCTTCAAGCTCAGACTATCCATAAGATGTTGATTAAACTGGAAGCTGAAGTGGGGGGGGTTGggaagcacaaaaaaaaaaagaaagccaaagaaaagaaaaaaaagtactagAGGTGTAGGAAGACCTAGAATTGAGAGTATGTACCCCATACAAAAAAAGATCTACATGATAGATGGTGAGGctgagaaataatgaaattacCTACATGGGtgaaagaatgagaaatgaaatGAAGTAAGAAAGTGTGAGCTGAACGGAGCCAGAGATCACTTACTTCTACCCTGTTATttattccaggcagaggggagagagTGATTTGCCCTTCTGGGAAGCCGAACCTCTCCCACCCTGACCCTGCCTTTGCAAGACACAGGGGAACTTACCTGCTGGCACTTAGGATGAAGTCCCTGAAGAAGCCTTGACAGCCAGGAAAGGTGGGGGGTGGACAGGGCCCCCCACTGCTCTGAGGAGCCACAAGTCGTTCCTGTAGTCGCCGCAGCCGCCCCAGCTTGTCAGCTCCTAGCATACTCAACACATCTGGGGCCTCACCCAAGACAGTGCCCCCAGCACCACCAGGGCTCTGACACATCTGGGGTgatggaaaggaaggaaattgaaAGCAAGTAAGTGAAAAGGACTGATCAAAATAAGCACAAAGTAATGAACATTTATGAAATGCCAACTCCATGTTAGGCACTTTGGACAGTTTTTGAGGGAGGAATTATATTCCTCTTCTAaaggtgaagaaactgaaattGCAAGTGTAACCATGTGCCTAGAATTGCTGGAGTTAGGATTTGAAAAGACCTGACTACTAAGCTCAGCTTTCTACCACAGCACCAAACAAGAAAAAGGAGGTAACATTTGaggcccacctgggcaacttagtgagaccctatttcaagataaaaaataaaagggctggggacatagctaagtggtagagcactcctgggttcaatccccagaaccacacacacacacagaatgtaATAGATCAGGGAAGGGCAAAAGGTGCAGGGCACATCAGAgagcattctgtttttttttctctgccacCTGAGTTTAACTGCCACTTAAGGGCCTACTTGGCTATCCACACTGTCCAGGGTGCCATCCTTTACTTGGCTGCTTACAATACCCGCAGTTTGCTGTAGATTAATTTCTTGACAAGCTATTACCTGGAGAAGTTGTTTTTGGAAAAGCCGTACAAAGTGGCTATGGCTGCAGGCTGCAGACAGTTGACCCATCATGGCTCTGAGGAACAAGAAGCAGGTGTAGAGTGTGTGGGAAGGAGGTAAGACAGACAAAGATCTGAGCAAGCAAGCCAATCCTCAGGCTTTTCAGCTGTTTACCAGGGACTTGAACAGACCTTTTCCAGAGCTGGCCTGCATAGGGGCATGGGAGAAGGTAAAGGACACCCCTCAGCACCAAGATCCCTCAAAGCTAAAGATACACTTAACCAAACAAGAAATGCCACCTCTTAAATCTTCAGGCCACACTAAGTGCCAGTGTACTTCAAGACCAATGTGGACTACAGGTATGTGGACTATATACCTTGACCACTTCAAGGTATGTGGTTAGAAAATACTCTTTCTGCAGCCTAGTCATCTATCTATGCAAAATTATCAGACATGCCCAAATTAGAGGCGGAAGTCTAGCCAATGACTTGGTCCAAAATTCAAGCAACCTTGATTAAGAGCTTTGCACTTTCCCATTTGCCATTATAGAATAAATAAGTGCAAGGCACTTCTGAGTGGAAGCAGCTGGAAAGAAATCCCTTTTGAGTAGAGGCAGAGTTGTCAATAACTAGAGACTaaggaggagaaaagaatatATAGCTTTGGGCTGGAAGGAGTGGTGGAAAGCTTTCTTCCAGTCAGCTTACCAAGCATCACTGAAATACCATCAGAAGCAAGAAAAAGGGACCAGCATTTGAGTACCCACCTGATCCTACTGCCCAAGCCCTTCTCAAAATCCCAGCCAGGCTCCTCGTGGCGATCTTCCCACTCTCGAAGAACCTCATAGAACACATCTCTGACAGACACACAAGAATACCCGATCAGCTGCAGCACAGCCATCTCTAACTCATTTCCAGTGAAGTATTCCCTAGGTTGGAAGACTGAGGACAGCCCTGTCCACAGTCCTTCCTTAAGCTCCAAAGTTCTTTATGTGATGGTAATGTTACAGACCCAGCAGCAGCACTCATTGGCCTCACATACATCCATGAGCAGTGAAAGTGAATCCTGGCATACTCCTGTCTGAGTAGTTTATACACCTGTGAGAGGGCTGTCAAACTCAAGGGTTCAAGTCCATGagaacaaaacagaatgaaacaactGGCCCTCATGATGGCTGTTAATTAGAGCCTGGGGGTACTGACCTACTACTTGTTAGTGCCAGACTCCTATTTTCTATGAAAACAAGACAGCTGCCTATTACAGAGAAAATGTTGCCTTATTCCTTCCCTCAATATTCCCTTTCCATTTCAcctctgttttttaaaagtatgaaaggCTCGGTCACTGGAGAAGTTGGCACGATTGTCAGTTTCTGGCTGAAAGGAGACAGCTTGAGCCGAGGGTGGCATCGCCAGAGAGACCTAAAATATGGCAGAGACATCAGAAACTTTATAAAGCCTGTGGAAGTCATGCTCAGAAGACTTTACTCCCTTATTGTTACCCAGAATTAGCTCATATGACAATTAAGTGTCATGAGCAGATTGCCTGAATTCATGAAAGCTAGGAATGGTCAGGTCCAGGTTAGTAGTCCTCTAAGCTGGGGTCACACTACCTTGGCAACACTGCCCTCGTAAGCAGCTCGAAGTCGGCCTTGAAGAGCTGGTGAGAAGCACAGTAGTCGTTCATTCTCAGTCAGCAGCTTTAAGGTCCCTTTGTCCAAGGAGGAAAGAACCCTATAGGGAGAAGTGCACAAATAACTGAGACTGAGACACAGACTGCAAACAGGAAGCAGGCACCCTATTAAAGTGTATTGGGAGCATGGAGCAGGTGTGTAAAGTCCAGAAATGTACAGTAGGGTTACGGGTCAAAGACCAAGACAACAGAGGCAAAGGGCAAGGAAATTAGACCTTTCAGAGCAGAGATCAAGAGAGCAGGCCAGGAATATTAGCCATAAATCCAAAGGTCAGCTGTTGAGTATATTAGATTCTTTTAGGGGAGACAAACTCAACCTTGACACAAAAttatagttaggataaggtcCAGGACCACTGTACCTGTTAAGTACAAGTATCTAACCCAAGGGGTCAGAGAATCAgacaaacaattaaaataaaagaaactcacTGAAATTGGTGCTCTAAAACCTGCACTGCAAAGAACACACAATCATGGATGCTCTGGAATAGTGGGCTTTCCAGGGAATCTAGAAAGATAGTAACAAACTGTTAATTAAGGGCTATCCCATCTGTAGACTCCATTTCTAGAATATGAGGTATCTCACTGATGTAGAGCACCTTGACTCAGTTCAAGGTCACTGTTCTTGGCAGCCACCATCCTTCGGGCAGTAAGGAGCTGAAAGACGAAGAAAAGCTCCAAGAAGAGGTTTGGGACCAGGTTCTCTGGATATAAAAAGAAATCCCTTAGTACTGGAACCATTCGGAGCCAAGGCTCAGTTTTACATGGCTTATGCTGCAGTTCTACAAGTATCTCCATTGTAGCTCCCCTTGCTAGCTCTCTCACCAGCAATGCACGAGGAGTAGACAAGGGCTACCAGCTCCAGGCGCTGGGGGGAAGACACTCTGGCAGGGTCAGCAGGTTCTGCAGTGAGGCTTCCAGTCCGGCTGGGGAGGGAAGTTCCCAATtctggggtgggagaggcaggggTAGGTGACTGCTGCAGCTGTTTAGAGCTATGGGGATAGAGAGATCTCATGAGCAGTTAGCCTGGCTTTCcatacacattctctctctctctcacacacactcccTCCAGAGAAGACATTGACCAGCCCAGGAAACAAACCCAGAGTTCCCACGGGGGAAATCAATTTCACGGAAAAGCCCTGCAGGTCCCCCACAAGGGAGGAAGCTGACATCCCAGGGAGCAGCAAGGCCATACCGCTCCTTCCTGAGCATCTCCCGCTCCTCTCGCAGACTTCTGCACCCTGGGGGAAGGCCAAGGCCCCAAGGGCTAGTGTCCAGGGTTGAGGGTTGGGAACTGGGGACACAGCTGATTGGGGGTGAGGTGAAGCAGATCTTGGGCTTGGAGAGTGACCGCTCTTCGCTCACCGGAGTTGGGTTGATCCTGCGTGAAGGCTTCGTCCTGCTGAGAGTAGCCATAGGTTTTCCTCAAATTTCTATCTTCAAATAACGCCCACCCCCCACAGCTGGGCCtcttgcaaacaaacaaacaaacaaaaaatcccctcACTATTATAGTTACCTCGCTCCCAACCTTCCAACCCTTCCCGAGCTCAGCTCTGATTTACAAACTTCCCTAGCAGAGGCTTCAGACCACCCATCTCCTCTGTTAGGGCTGGTTCTCACCCTGCAGGGCCGGGGGGAACCGAGCCTACGGGAGGGAACTCCTCCAGGTTGCTGAGGTTTGGTGGATCAGAGAGCGTGAGGCTGGGGGTACTGGGGCTACCAGAGCCCTTAAGCCTCCGGCCTCCGGGCCAGGACAGGCTCTCCCCGCCGACCCCCTCCTCTGGGACCCCGGGGGCACGGCCTCCTCTCTCCCGGGCAGGCCCCGGACCCCGCCTCCTGCCCCCGCGGCGGGTCAGAGGGGCCTCAGCGGCGGTGCTCGGGGGCTCAGTCGTAGGAAAGAGCTGGCTGCGCGCCCCGCGGCCACCCCGCGGCTGGCCCCCCGGCCTCCCTGGCAAGGCTGCTGAGGCTCCTGGAGCcttggctggggttggggggcccTGCGGGAGGACGCGGCTACTCTGCTCCCTCAGGAAGTTGAGCAGGAACGGCACGAATTCCTTCCGTAGGGGCCGGAGTGAGTTCAGCACGGCCGCCTCCCCCGGGGTCTCCTGTGGAAGAAGCAGAGGTCGAGGGGAGAGAGGATCAGCTGCCAGCCCAGGTCCGGGGCAGCTGGGGCCGCAGGGCGCGCCTAGGGTGGGCGGCCCGGGCAGCGGCGCCCGGTCCGAGTGCACTCGGCCCGGGCTGGCAGCTAGGCATGTTAGAGGAAGGGATTGGAGAGGCAGTATCTCCCGCGGGAAGCTGATTCTGGTCAGCCCTGGGGGCGTGTCGGTGCTGTTACCTCCGAACTCTGGGTGCTGCGCGCGATCCACCGCACGGCGGCTGCGACCGACACCTCCTCTCGCAGAAGCGACTCCAAAACGGCCGCCATCCCGGTCGGGGCGCTCTGGGGCAACTGCGCAGGCGCCGGCGCGCCACGGGCGGCCTGGGAGGGGCGGGGCCGGCGGCGGGGAGCGACCGTTGGGCGGCAGGGCGCGGCGGGTGGGTCTTGTTCAGGCCTGCGGTCGAGGAGTCGCTGGGGCCGCTGTGCTTGCCAACAGGCTGCACAGCCCAGGAGGGCCCCTACCTTGACTACGCCGGCCCGAGGGGGCGACTCGCCGGGACTCGAGTTAGGATGGGCTGCCGCGAGGCAGACGCAACTCTCGGGAGACCAAGGGCGCGGGAGAGCGGCCGGCTGTAAAGGTGAACAATTCTAAAACAGCAACCAGCCCACGCCTTCTGCCATAAGCACATTTCCGAGAGTTAGGGTTTTTTCAGGTTTACCATCCAAAAAGTAGTTATGAAGTTTTAATCTAACTTCTCATTTTGACCTCGTTTTTCTCAAAGGCTGACTTTTCACCCATTGGCCAAGCTTTGCAATGTTCTCCATTAACTGATTATTTAGGAGAGAATTCTTCCTGAAAGATCAATAAATGGTCTCTAGGGATCTCTAGGGAACTGCTTTACACAGTGCTACTCAAGATTAATATTTCAGCTACTTTCCAGTTGAGATGCCCATAGGCATATTCACGATTAGCTTCTGGGAGATCAAGGTGTGTGAGggtatatttgtttttatgcgttacgaggtgggggtggggggcaatgaacccagggctttgcactcAGCAGGCACCATGCAGTACCACTTAACTGCACTCCTTGcccttattttgaaaaatctgatACTGGGCATTTTTGATGTTGCTCCTCAGTGAGAAATTTAAGAGAATCTAGGCTGAAAAATGTGGAAGGCAGTTAATATTCCACGTCCTACGGAGGGAGCGGAGGGAGCGTGAAGCCAGGACCCTGTGAATGCCTCCTGGGTTCCTTGGTTCAAAGGAAGATTACAACAGGAACCCAGAGGGTGGCGGAAGCCTGAATCCCTCTGGTGGTACCAGAGGTGTTTCCTATGGAGGAGGAAAAAATACCTTCAGCCAGAGAGAATAATGCACTGAAAGGGAGCTTCTGACAGTTTTGTTGCACAGGAACCATCTCATATTTCTGAACCTGGTTTTCATCTGCAGAGACACTGAACACCTAGTTTCTATTCTTTCAGCCCAGGGCTTCATTTTCCTAGGTCACTTCCGGTCACTGTTTTCTGGAGTACTGCATTTTCAGTAACACTTTTTGCtcccagtttatttatttatttttttttaacatttatttatttttatgtggtgctgaggatcgaacccaggacctcgcacg
Coding sequences within it:
- the Cdan1 gene encoding codanin-1 isoform X3, producing the protein MAAVLESLLREEVSVAAAVRWIARSTQSSEETPGEAAVLNSLRPLRKEFVPFLLNFLREQSSRVLPQGPPTPAKAPGASAALPGRPGGQPRGGRGARSQLFPTTEPPSTAAEAPLTRRGGRRRGPGPARERGGRAPGVPEEGVGGESLSWPGGRRLKGSGSPSTPSLTLSDPPNLSNLEEFPPVGSVPPGPAGRTKPSRRINPTPVSEERSLSKPKICFTSPPISCVPSSQPSTLDTSPWGLGLPPGCRSLREEREMLRKERSKQLQQSPTPASPTPELGTSLPSRTGSLTAEPADPARVSSPQRLELVALVYSSCIAENLVPNLFLELFFVFQLLTARRMVAAKNSDLELSQDSLESPLFQSIHDCVFFAVQVLEHQFQVLSSLDKGTLKLLTENERLLCFSPALQGRLRAAYEGSVAKVSLAMPPSAQAVSFQPETDNRANFSSDRAFHTFKKQRDVFYEVLREWEDRHEEPGWDFEKGLGSRIRAMMGQLSAACSHSHFVRLFQKQLLQMCQSPGGAGGTVLGEAPDVLSMLGADKLGRLRRLQERLVAPQSSGGPCPPPTFPGCQGFFRDFILSASSFQFNQHLMDSLSLKIRELNGLALPQHEPGDEDGESDVDWQGERRQFAVVLLSLRLLAKFLGFVAFLPYRGPEPPPTRELQDSILALRSQVPPVLDVRALLQQGLRARRAVLTVPWLVEFLSFADHIVPLLDYYRSIFTLLLHVHRSLVLSQDNEGEMCFLNKLLLLAVLGWLFQIPTFPEDLFFLEEGQVDALEVDTAASEHGLDSVPVVDQQLLYICCPYIGELRKLLASWVSGSSGRSGGFVRKITPTTTTGLGAQAPQTSQGLQAQLAQAFFHNQPPSLRRTVEFVAERIGSNCVKHIKATLVADLVRQAESLLQEQRVTQGQKGGDPAQLLEILCSQLCPHGTQALSQGREFCQRKSPGAVRALLPEETPAAVLSSAENIAVGLATEKACAWLSANITALIRREVKAAVSRTLRAQGPEPAARGERRGCSRA
- the Cdan1 gene encoding codanin-1 isoform X2 translates to MAAVLESLLREEVSVAAAVRWIARSTQSSEETPGEAAVLNSLRPLRKEFVPFLLNFLREQSSRVLPQGPPTPAKAPGASAALPGRPGGQPRGGRGARSQLFPTTEPPSTAAEAPLTRRGGRRRGPGPARERGGRAPGVPEEGVGGESLSWPGGRRLKGSGSPSTPSLTLSDPPNLSNLEEFPPVGSVPPGPAGTKPSRRINPTPVSEERSLSKPKICFTSPPISCVPSSQPSTLDTSPWGLGLPPGCRSLREEREMLRKERSKQLQQSPTPASPTPELGTSLPSRTGSLTAEPADPARVSSPQRLELVALVYSSCIAENLVPNLFLELFFVFQLLTARRMVAAKNSDLELSQDSLESPLFQSIHDCVFFAVQVLEHQFQVLSSLDKGTLKLLTENERLLCFSPALQGRLRAAYEGSVAKVSLAMPPSAQAVSFQPETDNRANFSSDRAFHTFKKQRDVFYEVLREWEDRHEEPGWDFEKGLGSRIRAMMGQLSAACSHSHFVRLFQKQLLQMCQSPGGAGGTVLGEAPDVLSMLGADKLGRLRRLQERLVAPQSSGGPCPPPTFPGCQGFFRDFILSASSFQFNQHLMDSLSLKIRELNGLALPQHEPGDEDGESDVDWQGERRQFAVVLLSLRLLAKFLGFVAFLPYRGPEPPPTRELQDSILALRSQVPPVLDVRALLQQGLRARRAVLTVPWLVEFLSFADHIVPLLDYYRSIFTLLLHVHRSLVLSQDNEGEMCFLNKLLLLAVLGWLFQIPTFPEDLFFLEEGQVDALEVDTAASEHGLDSVPVVDQQLLYICCPYIGELRKLLASWVSGSSGRSGGFVRKITPTTTTGLGAQAPQTSQGLQAQLAQAFFHNQPPSLRRTVEFVAERIGSNCVKHIKATLVADLVRQAESLLQEQRVTQGQKGGDPAQLLEILCSQLCPHGTQALSQGREFCQRKSPGAVRALLPEETPAAVLSSAENIAVGLATEKACAWLSANITALIRREVKAAVSRTLRAQGPEPAARGERRGCSRACEHHAPLPSHLISEIKDVLSLAAGPRDPDEGVSPEHLEQLLGQMGQTLRCRQFLCPPAEQHLAKCSVELASLLVADQIPVLGPPPQHRLERGQARRLLHMLLSLWKDDFQGPVPLQLLLSPRNVGLLADTRPREWDLLLFLLRELVEKGLMGRMEIEACLGSLHEAQWPGDFSEELATLFNLFLAEPHMPEPQRRTCELVQPNRGTVLAQS
- the Cdan1 gene encoding codanin-1 isoform X4, coding for MAAVLESLLREEVSVAAAVRWIARSTQSSEETPGEAAVLNSLRPLRKEFVPFLLNFLREQSSRVLPQGPPTPAKAPGASAALPGRPGGQPRGGRGARSQLFPTTEPPSTAAEAPLTRRGGRRRGPGPARERGGRAPGVPEEGVGGESLSWPGGRRLKGSGSPSTPSLTLSDPPNLSNLEEFPPVGSVPPGPAGRTKPSRRINPTPVSEERSLSKPKICFTSPPISCVPSSQPSTLDTSPWGLGLPPGCRSLREEREMLRKERSKQLQQSPTPASPTPELGTSLPSRTGSLTAEPADPARVSSPQRLELVALVYSSCIAENLVPNLFLELFFVFQLLTARRMVAAKNSDLELSQDSLESPLFQSIHDCVFFAVQVLEHQFQVLSSLDKGTLKLLTENERLLCFSPALQGRLRAAYEGSVAKVSLAMPPSAQAVSFQPETDNRANFSSDRAFHTFKKQRDVFYEVLREWEDRHEEPGWDFEKGLGSRIRAMMGQLSAACSHSHFVRLFQKQLLQMCQSPGGAGGTVLGEAPDVLSMLGADKLGRLRRLQERLVAPQSSGGPCPPPTFPGCQGFFRDFILSASSFQFNQHLMDSLSLKIRELNGLALPQHEPGDEDGESDVDWQGERRQFAVVLLSLRLLAKFLGFVAFLPYRGPEPPPTRELQDSILALRSQVPPVLDVRALLQQGLRARRAVLTVPWLVEFLSFADHIVPLLDYYRSIFTLLLHVHRSLVLSQDNEGEMCFLNKLLLLAVLGWLFQIPTFPEDLFFLEEGQVDALEVDTAASEHGLDSVPVVDQQLLYICCPYIGELRKLLASWVSGSSGRSGGFVRKITPTTTTGLGAQAPQTSQGLQAQLAQAFFHNQPPSLRRTVEFVAERIGSNCVKHINPFPTHPFQLPQTPLSLLQGDAGGRSGAPGRVTSSGAAGDTGTERGRSSPVVGDLVFPAVSPWDPSIEPGAGVLPKEEPWGCAGTASRGDPSSCTKQCREHSCGACNRKSLCLAVGQHYSTD
- the Cdan1 gene encoding codanin-1 isoform X1 — translated: MAAVLESLLREEVSVAAAVRWIARSTQSSEETPGEAAVLNSLRPLRKEFVPFLLNFLREQSSRVLPQGPPTPAKAPGASAALPGRPGGQPRGGRGARSQLFPTTEPPSTAAEAPLTRRGGRRRGPGPARERGGRAPGVPEEGVGGESLSWPGGRRLKGSGSPSTPSLTLSDPPNLSNLEEFPPVGSVPPGPAGRTKPSRRINPTPVSEERSLSKPKICFTSPPISCVPSSQPSTLDTSPWGLGLPPGCRSLREEREMLRKERSKQLQQSPTPASPTPELGTSLPSRTGSLTAEPADPARVSSPQRLELVALVYSSCIAENLVPNLFLELFFVFQLLTARRMVAAKNSDLELSQDSLESPLFQSIHDCVFFAVQVLEHQFQVLSSLDKGTLKLLTENERLLCFSPALQGRLRAAYEGSVAKVSLAMPPSAQAVSFQPETDNRANFSSDRAFHTFKKQRDVFYEVLREWEDRHEEPGWDFEKGLGSRIRAMMGQLSAACSHSHFVRLFQKQLLQMCQSPGGAGGTVLGEAPDVLSMLGADKLGRLRRLQERLVAPQSSGGPCPPPTFPGCQGFFRDFILSASSFQFNQHLMDSLSLKIRELNGLALPQHEPGDEDGESDVDWQGERRQFAVVLLSLRLLAKFLGFVAFLPYRGPEPPPTRELQDSILALRSQVPPVLDVRALLQQGLRARRAVLTVPWLVEFLSFADHIVPLLDYYRSIFTLLLHVHRSLVLSQDNEGEMCFLNKLLLLAVLGWLFQIPTFPEDLFFLEEGQVDALEVDTAASEHGLDSVPVVDQQLLYICCPYIGELRKLLASWVSGSSGRSGGFVRKITPTTTTGLGAQAPQTSQGLQAQLAQAFFHNQPPSLRRTVEFVAERIGSNCVKHIKATLVADLVRQAESLLQEQRVTQGQKGGDPAQLLEILCSQLCPHGTQALSQGREFCQRKSPGAVRALLPEETPAAVLSSAENIAVGLATEKACAWLSANITALIRREVKAAVSRTLRAQGPEPAARGERRGCSRACEHHAPLPSHLISEIKDVLSLAAGPRDPDEGVSPEHLEQLLGQMGQTLRCRQFLCPPAEQHLAKCSVELASLLVADQIPVLGPPPQHRLERGQARRLLHMLLSLWKDDFQGPVPLQLLLSPRNVGLLADTRPREWDLLLFLLRELVEKGLMGRMEIEACLGSLHEAQWPGDFSEELATLFNLFLAEPHMPEPQRRTCELVQPNRGTVLAQS